A region of Rhodanobacteraceae bacterium DNA encodes the following proteins:
- a CDS encoding 6-phosphogluconate dehydrogenase, decarboxylating, producing the protein MQIGMIGLGKMGNFMAQRLMQAGHDVVGFDPSDKAREALTDAGGKPVDSLDKLVAALHPPRAVWVMVPAGKIVDDTVVALNGKLARGDVVIDGGNSNYKDDQRHAALLAGKGIDFVDCGTSGGVWGLKEGYSMMVGGDAQVVSRLTSIFEALAPGKTKGWGRVGPVGSGHFVKMVHNGIEYGMMQAYAEGFSIFKHKTEFNLDLEQIAQIWRYGSVVRSWLLDLTADALKKDPGLKDIAPYVVDSGEGRWTVDEAIDLDVPAPVITASLIERLRSRDTDSFADKLLSAMRNEFGGHAMKKE; encoded by the coding sequence ATGCAAATCGGAATGATCGGCCTCGGCAAGATGGGCAACTTCATGGCCCAGCGCCTGATGCAGGCAGGCCACGACGTGGTCGGCTTCGATCCCAGCGACAAGGCGCGCGAGGCGCTGACCGACGCCGGCGGCAAGCCGGTCGATTCGCTGGACAAGCTGGTCGCGGCGCTGCACCCGCCACGCGCGGTGTGGGTGATGGTGCCGGCGGGCAAGATCGTCGACGACACCGTCGTCGCCTTGAACGGCAAGCTCGCCAGGGGCGACGTCGTGATCGACGGCGGCAATTCCAACTACAAGGACGACCAGCGCCATGCGGCCTTGCTGGCGGGCAAGGGCATCGACTTCGTCGATTGCGGCACCAGCGGCGGCGTGTGGGGCCTGAAGGAAGGCTACAGCATGATGGTCGGCGGCGACGCACAAGTCGTCAGTCGCCTGACGTCGATCTTCGAGGCGCTGGCGCCCGGCAAGACCAAGGGCTGGGGCCGCGTCGGTCCGGTCGGTTCGGGCCACTTCGTGAAGATGGTCCACAACGGCATCGAGTACGGCATGATGCAGGCGTATGCCGAAGGCTTCTCGATCTTCAAGCACAAGACCGAGTTCAACCTCGACCTCGAACAGATCGCGCAGATCTGGCGCTACGGTTCGGTGGTGCGTTCGTGGTTGCTCGACCTCACCGCCGATGCGTTGAAGAAGGATCCGGGGCTGAAGGACATCGCGCCCTACGTGGTCGATTCCGGCGAGGGCCGCTGGACGGTCGATGAGGCCATCGACCTCGACGTGCCCGCGCCGGTCATCACCGCATCGCTGATCGAACGCCTCCGTTCGCGCGATACCGATTCGTTCGCCGACAAGCTGCTGTCGGCGATGCGCAACGAATTCGGCGGCCACGCGATGAAGAAGGAATGA
- a CDS encoding 6-phosphogluconolactonase, eukaryotic type — translation MIRVPAALPAQSVRWHVFPDDASLLAHALARVLAAAHKAIAQHGAFDIVLAGGNTPRKLYRALRHADTDWTRWHIWYGDERCAPPNDPERNSKMARDEWLDHVAIPVANVHAIPAEHGARDAAVLYARELRAVDTFDLVLLGLGEDGHTASLFPGHDWGAHTDSPDVLAVSGAPKPPPERVSLGAQRLSNAHQVLFLVEGAGKRDAVAAWKRGDTIPAASIAPEAGVDVLLDTAAA, via the coding sequence ATGATCCGCGTACCCGCCGCCCTGCCCGCGCAAAGCGTGCGCTGGCACGTGTTTCCCGACGACGCTTCGCTGCTCGCCCATGCGCTCGCGCGCGTGCTGGCCGCGGCCCACAAGGCCATCGCCCAACACGGCGCGTTCGACATCGTGCTGGCCGGCGGCAACACGCCGCGCAAGCTGTATCGCGCGCTGCGCCACGCGGACACCGACTGGACGCGCTGGCACATCTGGTACGGCGATGAACGCTGCGCACCACCCAACGATCCCGAGCGCAACAGCAAGATGGCGCGCGATGAATGGCTCGACCACGTCGCGATCCCGGTCGCCAACGTACACGCGATTCCCGCCGAGCACGGCGCACGTGATGCCGCGGTGCTGTATGCACGCGAGCTGCGCGCCGTCGATACGTTCGATCTCGTGTTGCTGGGCCTCGGCGAAGACGGCCATACCGCCAGCCTGTTTCCCGGCCACGACTGGGGCGCACACACCGATTCGCCGGATGTGCTCGCGGTGTCCGGCGCGCCCAAACCGCCGCCCGAGCGCGTGTCGTTGGGCGCGCAGCGACTGTCGAACGCGCATCAGGTCTTGTTCCTGGTCGAAGGCGCCGGCAAGCGCGATGCGGTTGCGGCGTGGAAGCGCGGCGATACGATTCCAGCTGCGTCGATCGCGCCCGAAGCTGGTGTTGACGTCCTGCTGGATACCGCGGCAGCTTGA
- a CDS encoding Glucose-6-phosphate 1-dehydrogenase, giving the protein MNAAKSDAFVFFGATGDLAYKQIFPALQALVKDGKLDMPVIGIARSGWDVDQLRKRAEDSLKEHGGIDKAAFAKLSKHMQYIDGDYGDAQTYTRLRQALGDAQHPLHYLAIPPSMFVPVVKGLAASGCAQGARVIVEKPFGRDLRSAQALNRTLHRFFREHDIFRIDHYLGKEPVQNLLYFRFANSLLEPIWNRDHIASMQITMAENFGVQGRGKFYDEVGAIRDVVQNHMFQVLALLAMGPPANRSADAMRDEKLRLFRSMRPLKPEDVVRGQFDGYLKEPGVAKTSTVETFAALRIHMDTWRWSGVPFFIRAGKQLPVKCTEVLVRLKNPPQQVFDDAPNGAPNHFRFRLNPDVIISLGARVKEPGEAMKGRPVELLAHRHVRTAMAPYERLLGDAIDGDSALFTRDDCVEEAWRVIDPILGDKVPVIKYKPGTWGPKEADALIADAGGWNDPKVEPAPKADP; this is encoded by the coding sequence ATGAACGCAGCGAAGTCCGACGCCTTCGTCTTCTTCGGCGCCACCGGGGACCTTGCCTACAAGCAGATCTTTCCGGCGCTGCAGGCGCTGGTGAAGGACGGCAAGCTGGACATGCCGGTGATCGGCATCGCGCGCTCGGGTTGGGACGTCGACCAGTTGCGCAAGCGCGCCGAGGACAGCCTCAAGGAACACGGCGGCATCGACAAGGCAGCGTTCGCGAAGCTGTCGAAGCATATGCAGTACATCGACGGCGATTACGGCGACGCGCAAACCTACACGCGGTTGCGCCAGGCGTTGGGCGACGCCCAGCATCCGCTGCACTACCTCGCGATTCCGCCCAGCATGTTCGTGCCGGTGGTCAAGGGTCTCGCTGCGTCCGGCTGCGCGCAGGGTGCGCGGGTGATCGTCGAGAAACCGTTCGGGCGTGACCTGCGCTCCGCACAGGCGCTCAACCGCACGCTGCACCGTTTCTTCCGCGAGCACGACATCTTCCGCATCGACCATTACCTCGGCAAGGAGCCGGTGCAGAATCTTCTGTACTTTCGTTTCGCCAACTCGCTGCTGGAGCCGATCTGGAACCGCGACCACATCGCGAGCATGCAGATCACGATGGCCGAGAACTTCGGCGTGCAGGGGCGCGGCAAGTTCTACGACGAAGTCGGTGCGATCCGCGACGTGGTGCAGAACCACATGTTCCAGGTGCTGGCGCTGCTGGCGATGGGGCCGCCCGCGAACCGCAGCGCGGATGCGATGCGCGACGAGAAGCTGCGCCTGTTCCGCTCGATGCGTCCGCTGAAACCGGAAGACGTGGTGCGCGGACAGTTCGACGGTTATCTCAAGGAACCCGGTGTCGCGAAGACATCGACGGTCGAGACCTTCGCTGCGCTGCGCATCCACATGGACACCTGGCGCTGGTCCGGCGTGCCGTTCTTCATCCGGGCGGGCAAGCAGTTGCCGGTGAAGTGCACCGAGGTGCTGGTGCGGCTGAAGAACCCGCCGCAGCAGGTGTTCGACGATGCGCCGAACGGCGCGCCGAACCATTTCCGTTTCCGGCTCAACCCGGACGTGATCATTTCGCTCGGTGCACGGGTCAAGGAGCCCGGCGAGGCGATGAAGGGACGCCCGGTCGAACTCCTCGCGCATCGGCATGTGCGCACCGCGATGGCGCCCTACGAACGCCTGTTGGGCGACGCCATCGACGGCGATTCCGCGCTGTTCACGCGCGACGATTGCGTGGAAGAGGCGTGGCGCGTGATTGATCCGATCCTCGGCGACAAGGTGCCGGTGATCAAATACAAACCCGGCACGTGGGGCCCGAAGGAAGCTGACGCGCTGATCGCCGACGCCGGTGGCTGGAATGATCCCAAGGTCGAACCCGCGCCCAAGGCCGACCCATGA
- a CDS encoding 3'-to-5' oligoribonuclease (orn), with the protein MGGCSDDNLIWIDLEMTGLDPDTDSIIEIATVVTDRDLNVLAEGPGFAIRHEEARLLAMDDWNRHQHGKSGLWQRVLESGTDHARAEAETLAFLQRWVPAGKSPICGNSICQDRRFLHRQMPALERHFHYRNLDVSTLKELARRWAPTIAKGFNKDSAHTALSDIHDSIAELRYYRAHMGELGGL; encoded by the coding sequence ATGGGCGGTTGCAGCGACGACAACCTGATCTGGATCGACCTCGAAATGACGGGGCTCGATCCCGACACCGACTCGATCATCGAAATCGCCACTGTGGTGACCGACCGCGACCTCAACGTGTTGGCGGAGGGCCCCGGCTTCGCGATCCGCCACGAGGAAGCGCGCCTGCTGGCGATGGACGACTGGAACCGCCACCAGCACGGCAAGTCGGGCTTGTGGCAACGCGTGCTGGAGTCCGGCACCGACCACGCGCGCGCCGAGGCCGAGACGCTGGCGTTCCTGCAACGGTGGGTGCCGGCCGGCAAGTCGCCGATCTGCGGCAATTCGATTTGCCAGGACCGGAGGTTCCTGCATCGGCAGATGCCCGCGCTGGAACGCCACTTCCACTACCGCAACCTCGACGTGTCCACGCTGAAGGAACTGGCACGCCGCTGGGCGCCAACGATCGCGAAGGGCTTCAACAAGGATTCCGCGCACACCGCACTGTCCGACATCCACGACTCCATCGCGGAATTGCGCTACTACCGCGCGCACATGGGCGAGTTGGGCGGACTGTAG
- a CDS encoding Cyclic beta-1,2-glucan synthase codes for MPDDAALPAGSVHLLGHGEYAAWVADDGAGCSRWKGLAVTRWRAGQHGGQGGCVYVRDLRDGTFWSAAARPCGSTVRAWRDEAMVRFARRDGAITTTLEIAVDPDDAVEVRGVGLRNDGPVERTLELTSYAELVLGPEQADRAHPAYSKMFVQTAIEDGVLLAWRRKKDPSEPDVWAAHALIVDGDEAGERECETDRARFIGRDGSLAAPAAMQAGHALSGTLGTVLDPIFSLRGCVRVQAGATRRAAFVTAVAASREAVFALIRKYRTPAACAEVFVRARAKAPRTLASLGIGADTARRFQRLAGALAGSDNTWRADDTTIAKGEGGAPVLWIKGISGDLPIVLARIDAIAQVELAKELVRAQRYWRAHQLPVDIVLVNAGSGAAGDALQIALDVAAAAAGQTEKSQGALFVLREDELDARLRNGLFTAACVVLDARDGSLAAQLAKRGNDIASSGIDFPTTKPSRARGGKPASMPKPADLDFWNGLGGFTRDGREYVTLLRDGASTPAPWSHVVANPDFGFLVTATGGGYCWAVNSQQNTITPWSNDAVCDPPGETFLLRDRDDGIEWSATASPHRAAGASYVARFGPGYARFDANVHGIETELTQCVAPADPVKVSRLRLRNRSGRTRRIALAQVVEWMLGSIGSDPRATTQVESDPARGAVFARNAWREEFAQATAFIACSAENAAIGSEAGPRSAAVATVELAPDASAELVFLLGEGADRAAAQALVDRYRRMDFDALLADARKTWDGVLQPLQVETPHRSIDLLVNRCLPYQVLACRVWARTAFYQASGAYGFRDQLQDVGALCIARPDLARQHILLSASRQFEEGDVQHWWLPPSGKGVRTRIVDDRLWLPYIAAHYIETTGDAAILDVQAPFVHGDALQPGQTDAFFAPAKSAQAASLFEHCARAIDASLATGVHGLPLMGTGDWNDGMNRVGIGGKGESVWMGWFLARVIGDFAPFAEDRRDPRAARWRDHVRALELALETKAWDGDWYRRAFYDDGTPLGTSADAECRIESMAQSWAVISGIGDPERAARAMRAVNEQLVRGNDGLAALFTQPFDQTPHDPGYIKGYPPGLRENGGQYTHGSVWSLIAFAMLGDGDKAGELLEIFDPIRKSDSPEKVARYKVEPYVECADVYSIAPHVGRGGWTWYSGSAGWLYRAIVEWVLGFRLRGDRLHLEPCIPHGWKGFALRYRRGNSTWRIELANPDRICRGLATIEVDGVTLRDSRAGIALIDDGADHHVRVIMHKEPNP; via the coding sequence ATGCCCGATGACGCCGCTTTGCCCGCCGGCTCCGTCCACTTGCTGGGCCACGGCGAATACGCCGCATGGGTGGCGGATGACGGAGCCGGCTGCAGCCGCTGGAAGGGCCTGGCCGTCACGCGCTGGCGCGCGGGCCAACACGGCGGGCAGGGCGGATGCGTGTACGTGCGGGACTTGCGCGACGGCACGTTCTGGTCGGCCGCCGCCCGTCCTTGCGGCAGCACCGTCCGGGCATGGCGTGACGAGGCGATGGTCCGCTTCGCACGCCGCGACGGCGCGATCACGACCACGCTGGAAATCGCGGTCGATCCCGACGATGCCGTGGAAGTGCGCGGCGTGGGCCTGCGCAACGATGGGCCGGTCGAACGCACCCTCGAGCTGACTTCGTATGCCGAACTGGTGCTGGGTCCGGAGCAGGCCGACCGCGCGCATCCCGCGTATTCGAAGATGTTCGTGCAGACGGCGATCGAGGACGGCGTGCTGCTGGCGTGGCGGCGCAAGAAGGATCCGTCCGAACCCGACGTGTGGGCCGCGCACGCGCTGATCGTGGACGGGGACGAGGCCGGCGAACGCGAATGCGAGACCGACCGCGCGCGCTTCATCGGGCGCGATGGTTCGCTGGCCGCGCCCGCGGCGATGCAGGCCGGGCACGCATTGTCCGGCACGCTCGGCACGGTGCTCGACCCGATTTTCAGTCTGCGCGGATGCGTCCGCGTGCAGGCCGGCGCCACCCGCCGCGCCGCGTTCGTCACCGCGGTCGCGGCCTCGCGCGAAGCGGTATTCGCGCTGATCCGGAAATACCGGACGCCGGCCGCGTGCGCCGAAGTGTTCGTCCGTGCGCGTGCGAAGGCGCCGCGGACGCTGGCAAGCCTCGGCATCGGTGCCGACACGGCGCGCAGGTTCCAGCGATTGGCCGGTGCGCTGGCGGGCAGCGACAACACTTGGCGCGCGGATGACACAACCATAGCGAAAGGCGAAGGCGGCGCGCCGGTGCTGTGGATCAAGGGCATTTCGGGCGACCTGCCGATCGTGCTGGCGCGGATCGATGCGATTGCGCAGGTCGAGCTGGCGAAGGAACTGGTGCGTGCGCAGCGGTACTGGCGTGCCCATCAATTGCCCGTGGACATCGTGCTGGTGAATGCCGGCAGCGGCGCGGCGGGCGATGCGCTGCAAATCGCGCTGGATGTCGCAGCCGCAGCTGCGGGCCAGACTGAAAAATCGCAAGGCGCGCTGTTCGTGCTGCGCGAGGATGAACTCGACGCGCGCTTGCGCAACGGCTTGTTCACCGCTGCATGCGTCGTGCTGGACGCCCGCGACGGCAGCCTTGCGGCGCAACTCGCGAAACGCGGGAATGACATCGCATCGTCCGGCATCGATTTCCCGACAACGAAGCCATCACGTGCACGCGGCGGCAAGCCTGCATCGATGCCCAAGCCGGCCGATCTGGATTTCTGGAACGGCCTTGGCGGGTTCACGAGGGATGGCCGCGAATACGTCACGCTCCTGCGCGACGGCGCGAGCACGCCGGCGCCGTGGTCGCACGTCGTGGCCAATCCGGATTTCGGTTTTCTCGTCACCGCGACCGGCGGCGGTTATTGCTGGGCCGTCAACAGCCAGCAGAACACGATCACGCCGTGGTCGAACGATGCGGTGTGCGATCCGCCCGGCGAGACTTTCCTGCTGCGCGACCGCGACGACGGCATCGAATGGAGCGCCACCGCTTCGCCGCATCGCGCCGCGGGGGCGAGCTACGTGGCGCGTTTCGGACCCGGTTACGCACGCTTCGATGCCAACGTGCACGGCATCGAAACGGAATTGACGCAGTGCGTGGCGCCCGCCGATCCCGTGAAAGTGTCGCGGCTGCGCCTGCGCAACCGCAGCGGACGCACCCGCCGGATCGCGCTCGCGCAGGTGGTCGAGTGGATGCTGGGGTCGATCGGCAGCGATCCGCGCGCAACCACGCAGGTGGAATCCGATCCGGCGCGCGGCGCGGTGTTCGCACGCAATGCGTGGCGCGAAGAATTTGCGCAGGCGACCGCATTCATCGCGTGTAGTGCAGAGAATGCGGCCATCGGCAGCGAAGCTGGCCCGCGCAGTGCAGCCGTTGCAACCGTCGAACTCGCGCCCGACGCGAGTGCGGAACTCGTGTTCCTGCTGGGCGAGGGCGCAGACCGTGCGGCCGCGCAGGCGCTGGTCGATCGTTATCGTCGCATGGATTTCGACGCGCTGCTGGCGGATGCGCGCAAGACCTGGGACGGTGTGCTGCAACCCTTGCAGGTGGAAACGCCGCATCGCTCCATCGACTTGTTGGTGAACCGTTGCCTGCCGTACCAGGTGCTGGCGTGCCGCGTGTGGGCGCGCACCGCGTTCTACCAGGCCAGCGGCGCCTACGGTTTCCGCGACCAGTTGCAGGACGTCGGCGCGCTGTGCATCGCGCGGCCCGATCTCGCGCGCCAACACATCCTGTTGTCCGCCTCGCGCCAGTTCGAGGAAGGCGACGTGCAGCACTGGTGGCTGCCGCCGTCGGGCAAGGGCGTGCGCACGCGCATCGTCGATGACCGCTTGTGGCTGCCATACATCGCCGCGCATTACATCGAAACCACCGGCGATGCGGCCATTCTCGACGTGCAGGCGCCGTTCGTGCACGGCGATGCCTTGCAGCCGGGACAAACCGATGCGTTCTTCGCGCCCGCAAAATCCGCGCAGGCCGCCAGCCTGTTCGAACACTGCGCGCGCGCGATCGATGCCAGCCTTGCGACCGGCGTGCACGGCCTGCCGCTGATGGGCACCGGCGACTGGAACGACGGCATGAACCGCGTCGGCATCGGCGGCAAGGGCGAGAGCGTCTGGATGGGCTGGTTTCTCGCCAGGGTGATCGGTGACTTCGCGCCGTTCGCCGAGGATCGCCGCGATCCGCGTGCGGCACGCTGGCGCGACCATGTGCGTGCGCTGGAACTGGCGCTGGAAACCAAGGCCTGGGATGGCGACTGGTACCGGCGCGCGTTCTACGACGACGGCACGCCGCTCGGCACCTCCGCGGATGCCGAGTGCCGGATCGAATCGATGGCGCAGTCGTGGGCGGTGATCAGTGGCATCGGCGATCCGGAACGCGCCGCGCGCGCGATGCGCGCGGTCAACGAACAACTGGTGCGCGGCAACGACGGCCTCGCGGCGTTGTTTACCCAGCCGTTCGACCAGACCCCGCACGATCCGGGCTACATCAAGGGTTATCCACCCGGCCTGCGCGAGAACGGCGGGCAGTACACGCATGGATCGGTGTGGTCGCTGATCGCGTTCGCGATGCTGGGCGACGGCGACAAGGCCGGCGAGTTGCTGGAGATCTTCGATCCGATCCGCAAGTCGGATTCGCCTGAGAAGGTTGCGCGCTACAAGGTCGAGCCTTACGTCGAATGCGCGGACGTCTATTCGATCGCGCCGCACGTGGGCCGCGGCGGCTGGACCTGGTACTCGGGTTCGGCCGGCTGGCTGTATCGCGCGATCGTCGAGTGGGTGCTCGGCTTTCGCCTGCGCGGCGACCGGCTGCACCTGGAACCCTGCATCCCGCATGGCTGGAAGGGCTTCGCGTTGCGCTACCGGCGCGGCAACAGCACTTGGCGGATCGAGCTCGCCAACCCGGACCGGATCTGCCGCGGACTCGCAACCATCGAAGTGGATGGTGTAACGTTGCGCGATTCACGCGCCGGGATCGCGCTGATCGACGACGGCGCGGACCACCACGTTCGCGTGATCATGCACAAGGAGCCGAATCCATGA
- a CDS encoding Adenylate cyclase, giving the protein MADATEPTSKHGFLAELSRRHVWRAAVLYAGAAWALAQGIAQLGPLFNAPNWAMRGFVIACIIGFPFWVAFAWFYAWTPEGFKREEEVERTPSLSRATSRKLDLGIIGVLIVAVVLLASGYFVHRSAPAGTEAATFNPPADTLVVLPFANESGDPKQQYFSDGITEELTNALGQNAALTVIAWDTASHYRNSSEGPQAIGKALNVANLLHGSIQREGEQVRVVVELVNTRTGAQIWSNHYDDKLANVFQVQDKISASIAAALQVKFASLGGAPTVNPQAHDLVLQARALADKARTAAPFDQAMKLYEQAIALDPGYADAHSGLARAWFDLTQFSTLPLKDALPRVREEANHALALDPRNVDALVQLGNADSSDGHMDQAKAYYERALALDPSNADAHLDYGTVLPMQPGLAQFLEAVQLDPDDATAQNNLATAELDLGEYAQALAPMQALMRLDPTSADSAMNLALVYSLLQRGADAVKAFDLAQPKTELAKALVAAGRLTYQSLLDPKLHAQALSAVDALRRRTDLDPYSMTDVIQLELALGQNPAALQQLPKYCAATPVGCSDISVNPMYLPLRGDPRFQALVKQYDTVSKPSASASAAAASATTLP; this is encoded by the coding sequence ATGGCCGACGCCACCGAACCGACGAGCAAGCACGGTTTCCTCGCCGAGCTTTCGCGGCGCCATGTGTGGCGCGCGGCGGTGCTGTACGCCGGCGCGGCGTGGGCGCTCGCGCAGGGCATCGCGCAACTCGGGCCGCTGTTCAATGCGCCGAACTGGGCGATGCGCGGGTTCGTGATCGCCTGCATCATCGGCTTTCCGTTCTGGGTCGCGTTTGCATGGTTCTACGCGTGGACGCCCGAAGGCTTCAAGCGCGAAGAGGAAGTCGAACGCACGCCGTCGCTCAGCCGCGCCACCAGCCGCAAGCTGGACCTTGGCATCATCGGCGTGCTGATCGTCGCGGTGGTGCTGCTGGCTTCCGGTTACTTCGTGCACCGCAGCGCACCGGCCGGGACCGAGGCGGCGACATTCAACCCGCCCGCCGACACCCTGGTGGTGCTGCCGTTCGCCAACGAAAGCGGCGATCCCAAGCAGCAATACTTCAGCGACGGCATCACCGAGGAACTCACCAACGCGCTCGGCCAGAACGCCGCGCTCACGGTGATCGCGTGGGATACGGCCTCGCACTACCGCAACAGCAGCGAAGGCCCGCAAGCGATCGGCAAGGCGCTGAACGTCGCCAACCTCCTGCACGGCAGCATCCAGCGCGAAGGCGAGCAGGTGCGGGTGGTGGTGGAACTGGTAAATACGCGTACCGGCGCGCAAATCTGGTCGAATCACTACGACGACAAGCTGGCCAACGTGTTCCAGGTGCAGGACAAGATTTCCGCGTCCATCGCCGCTGCGTTGCAGGTGAAGTTCGCGAGCCTCGGCGGAGCGCCCACGGTGAACCCGCAGGCGCACGACCTGGTACTGCAGGCGCGCGCGCTGGCGGACAAAGCCCGCACCGCCGCGCCCTTCGATCAGGCCATGAAGCTGTACGAGCAGGCCATCGCGCTCGACCCCGGTTACGCCGACGCCCACAGTGGGCTGGCGCGCGCGTGGTTCGACCTGACCCAGTTTTCCACGCTGCCGCTGAAGGACGCCCTGCCCAGGGTGCGCGAGGAAGCAAACCATGCGCTGGCGCTGGACCCGCGCAACGTGGACGCACTGGTGCAGCTCGGTAATGCCGATTCGTCGGACGGCCACATGGACCAAGCCAAGGCCTACTACGAGCGCGCGCTGGCGCTCGATCCCAGCAATGCCGATGCGCACCTCGATTACGGCACCGTACTGCCGATGCAACCGGGGCTGGCGCAATTTCTGGAAGCCGTGCAACTCGATCCCGACGACGCTACCGCGCAGAACAACCTCGCGACAGCGGAACTGGACCTTGGCGAGTACGCGCAGGCGCTGGCGCCCATGCAGGCGCTGATGCGGCTGGACCCGACCAGCGCAGACAGCGCGATGAATCTGGCGCTGGTTTATTCGCTGTTGCAGCGCGGCGCCGACGCGGTAAAAGCCTTCGACTTGGCGCAGCCCAAGACCGAACTCGCCAAGGCGCTGGTTGCCGCCGGCCGGCTGACCTATCAATCCCTGCTCGATCCGAAGTTGCACGCGCAAGCCTTGTCGGCGGTGGACGCGCTGCGTCGCCGCACCGACCTCGATCCTTATTCGATGACCGACGTGATCCAGCTCGAATTGGCGTTGGGCCAGAACCCCGCTGCGCTGCAACAGTTGCCGAAATACTGTGCCGCGACGCCGGTCGGCTGTAGCGACATCAGCGTCAATCCGATGTACCTGCCGCTGCGCGGCGACCCGCGCTTCCAGGCGCTGGTGAAACAGTACGACACCGTCTCCAAACCGTCGGCTTCCGCTTCTGCTGCGGCTGCTTCCGCCACGACGCTGCCGTAG
- a CDS encoding Exodeoxyribonuclease I: MPTPTLLWYDYETTGTDPVRDRPAQFAAIRTGMDLQPVADPVTLYCAPSPDTLPHPEACLITGIAPQDAAREGLPEAEFAGAVHELMAEPGTCSAGYNSIRFDDEVNRNLFYRNFLDPYEHTWRNGNARWDVMDLARACYALRPAGIEWPRREDGIASFKLEDLAAANKLEQQRAHDALSDVRATIALARLLRDRQPRLYDWHFALRDKKKVSAMLASAQPGMQPLLHVSGRFPPARGCLAMVAPVAEQPDRAGTFIVADLGVDPDAWANLEPDELVERMFTRREDLPDDLERPPLKAVHANKSPFLAPVETLRGVDTARISLDPERCLRHLDVLRASTGLRERVQQAFVSRGDAWPARADPELLLYAGFPSDADRRRCDKVRSTPPAKLAATGFKFDNPRYAELLFRYRARNWPDTLTADEHARWRAFVRDKLTRETETTTLTLEQYFATLARLRGEVPPGPQQALLDRLQDWGETLRNEFGT; the protein is encoded by the coding sequence ATGCCCACGCCGACGCTGCTCTGGTACGACTACGAAACCACCGGCACCGACCCCGTGCGCGACCGCCCGGCGCAGTTCGCGGCGATCCGCACCGGCATGGACCTGCAACCCGTCGCCGATCCCGTCACGCTGTATTGCGCGCCTTCGCCGGACACGCTGCCGCATCCCGAAGCCTGCCTGATCACCGGCATCGCGCCGCAGGATGCCGCGCGCGAAGGGTTGCCCGAAGCGGAATTTGCGGGCGCGGTGCACGAGCTCATGGCCGAGCCCGGCACCTGTTCGGCCGGCTACAACTCGATCCGCTTCGACGACGAGGTCAACCGCAACCTGTTCTACCGCAACTTCCTCGATCCCTACGAACACACGTGGCGGAACGGCAATGCGCGCTGGGACGTCATGGATCTCGCGCGCGCCTGCTACGCGTTGCGGCCGGCCGGCATCGAATGGCCTCGGCGCGAGGACGGCATCGCCTCGTTCAAGCTGGAAGACCTTGCCGCCGCCAACAAGCTGGAACAGCAACGCGCGCACGACGCGCTGTCCGACGTCCGCGCGACCATCGCGCTCGCGCGCCTGTTGCGCGACAGGCAGCCACGCCTGTACGACTGGCACTTCGCGCTGCGCGACAAGAAGAAGGTGTCGGCGATGCTGGCGTCCGCGCAGCCCGGCATGCAGCCGCTGCTGCACGTGTCGGGGCGCTTTCCGCCCGCGCGCGGTTGCCTTGCGATGGTGGCGCCGGTCGCCGAACAGCCCGATCGCGCCGGAACATTCATCGTCGCCGATCTTGGCGTCGATCCGGATGCATGGGCCAACCTGGAACCCGACGAGCTGGTCGAGCGCATGTTCACCCGCCGCGAAGACCTCCCCGACGACCTCGAACGGCCGCCGCTCAAGGCCGTGCACGCCAACAAGTCGCCGTTCCTCGCGCCCGTCGAAACGCTGCGCGGCGTGGACACGGCACGCATCTCGCTCGATCCCGAGCGCTGCCTGCGCCATCTCGATGTATTGCGTGCGTCCACGGGTTTGCGTGAACGCGTGCAGCAGGCGTTCGTCTCGCGCGGGGACGCGTGGCCGGCACGCGCCGACCCGGAATTGCTGCTGTACGCGGGGTTCCCGTCCGACGCCGACCGCCGCCGCTGCGACAAGGTGCGCTCGACGCCGCCCGCGAAACTCGCCGCCACCGGTTTCAAATTCGACAATCCGCGTTACGCAGAACTCCTGTTCCGTTACCGCGCCCGCAACTGGCCGGACACGCTGACTGCCGATGAGCACGCCCGTTGGCGTGCGTTCGTGCGCGACAAGCTCACTCGCGAAACCGAAACCACCACGCTGACGCTCGAACAATATTTCGCGACCCTCGCCCGCCTGCGCGGCGAGGTTCCGCCCGGCCCCCAACAAGCGCTGCTCGACCGGTTGCAGGACTGGGGCGAAACCCTCCGCAACGAATTCGGAACCTGA